A stretch of the Lactuca sativa cultivar Salinas chromosome 9, Lsat_Salinas_v11, whole genome shotgun sequence genome encodes the following:
- the LOC111878919 gene encoding uncharacterized protein LOC111878919, with protein sequence MAFPSVYNVFLSFRGEDTGHSFTDHLYDALKRAGMVTFRDNEEIRRGEELQPEIERAIKESRASVVVFSEKYATSTWCLDELALILQQRRECNHFVLPVFYHVHPSDVRKQRGTFAIEVKASSRWTDHNVRLWKKALKEVADLAGMVLSGSETKFLKEIVDTIYNKLDHKEVSLPPNITGMDTRYEEIRLWLYRPDVEFLAICGMGGSGKTTLAKYIYNSNWKTYENMSFLEGIREKCEQPDGMRVLQEQLLKGILGGKKRKIPSVSEGTCKIEEALQTKRSLIVLDDIVERSQLVALLGTGRINAHSKIIITTNRENTDDWFKFTDWRCEEYKMKLLNHDESLELLSRHAFGSKVPMEGLEELAIQAVQYCEGNPLALEVLASSLSNNNTILHWKSQLNLLEKEVDSRIQNVLIMSYKSLSGDLEKELFLHIACFFVGKDADYVVKILQHDYCAFSGIKSLSNRCLLSVSPNNKLMMHPLLQEMGKNIVRQESKFPAKRSRVWLSSDSYKILSKGEGSETIEGLALDSQMLEEQKFALKLSNLKTDALQKMDKLKLLQLHFVELTGSYENFSEDLRWLCWLGSNLRTIPSDLFMGNLVAMDMSYSNLEIFEPPTVLPSLQILNLTNSHNLSEIRNMSMIPHLETLILWNCHSLSRVCETIGDLTSLALLNMTGCRNLCKSEQTEASTSGGGVAEQPTFFFPPSLHQLFLKDCDLECTESFPLSFSVQLSLQYMNLGNSLFEFLPCYDHLKNLRVLDLSLCSMLKQLLCLPSTLAELYVYYCKSLEEISFQSHRFTLQEFGYEGCVSLLEIEGFIKLVPVAKLEEIDLGHMKWLKEYQNHEVCLVGDDELTKGRSTCIQMLYEFNIMSTSLPYMEDPNMKPTYESELSSLSSVSFDVPPPPKNRRIKGLDVTFKYTISGENDVLWFCKISTTNGVDLMYNPKVFGKPESGEVGIWLSYWPIGNALDTGDKVNVSIAVISGLEVHECGVSLVYTDDKVAEETLENNMEWIEVLGGDLSGFQLSTRAYYLCRRDLFELMEVGRLTLGWFSILVGDTIECTEVRGWRKTGRPTQLKPSFTELKFVRCIVHGPESEDIYKIAEMSKSSFVDIYKTLDFTSSLLGETMISSTSSKFSETTIKELNEIQESTISIHGEKLKSLATHGVTDEMEVKPQEKAMLLDPLLSESISKLYEIVINAAQTTANFKLELMQLAVTLERIAPIIQDTVNMNRKLDRTEVECKMFTDEIKEATKLVAKCSKVKRKIIKKLTYSLKLKDFNFKLLRFFQIEVQAFQIRDITQTLLEVNDVKLKMDCTIALDVKDMRLGRSWIDNYGDSASTSSKADQSEREKYGWQVPALSNGIVAFDERLAKLKAEVFSSSDINDGDDRSVLVVAAAAGCGKTTLVKMLCHDPEILDKFGENIFFVTVSETPNFMVIVNDLFNPNSSCPQVLFENNEDAKNKLENFLNQKVSGPMLLVLDDVWSGSFIENFPSKNKECKILVTSRTAFTNYDVFRFDPLNEKDAKTLFCQSAFTKDGKRPTPTIDENLVNQMVACCKRHPLTLIVVGRSLNGKDELIWRSMLKSLSEGRSVLDIHKDVLILLERSFEALHDESKQCFLDFGLFPEDRRIPVSALLNMWVHLYDHDDDGVDTMATIFGLSFRNLVNLMATGFRNQSGAIVNYCDQQFVTQQQMLRELAIHLNSKLPLPQRSRLIINARGEDLPAYIQQVQEPMQARVLSISTGESFSSRWCNMEAPNLEVLILNLVSKTYTLPPFLAGNQKLKILNISNHGLYPTKFKNFHFLTSAYNLTRIRFEHVAIFPSILSLINLQKVSLIMCKIGKTFKNRMVNTPNIWPELDELEIDYCQDLVEFPGALCNSVHLKKISITNCNEMCGFNEEFGNLMTLESLFLRSCTKLKQLPESIWRSEKLSVLNISDCLSLSGLPEKIGKLAGLRRIYMKGCTGVHELPKSVEELPRVRVVCDEELASLWLEYSNVEIDLVEDQLKTLMRII encoded by the exons ATGGCTTTTCCTAGTGTTTATAACGTTTTCCTAAGCTTTAGAGGCGAAGATACTGGCCATTCTTTCACAGATCATCTTTACGATGCATTAAAACGGGCAGGAATGGTTACTTTTAGGGATAATGAAGAAATCAGGAGAGGTGAAGAACTGCAGCCGGAGATCGAGAGAGCAATTAAAGAATCAAGGGCTTCAGTAGTTGTATTCTCAGAGAAGTATGCAACTTCAACTTGGTGCCTAGACGAGCTTGCGTTGATCCTCCAACAAAGAAGAGAGTGCAATCACTTCGTTCTGCCTGTTTTTTATCACGTCCATCCTTCTGATGTGAGGAAACAAAGAGGAACTTTTGCTATCGAAGTCAAAGCCTCTTCAAGGTGGACAGATCACAACGTGCGCCTGTGGAAGAAAGCTCTTAAAGAGGTTGCTGATCTGGCAGGCATGGTTTTGTCTGG GTctgaaacaaagtttttgaaggAAATTGTTGACACCATATACAATAAGCTGGATCACAAAGAAGTTAGTCTTCCACCTAATATAACAGGGATGGACACTCGATACGAGGAGATCCGTTTGTGGTTATATCGACCGGATGTTGAATTTTTAGCAATTTGCGGGATGGGCGGAAGTGGCAAGACAACACTGGCCAAATACATCTACAACTCAAATTGGAAAACTTATGAAAACATGAGTTTTCTTGAAGGCATTAGAGAAAAATGTGAACAGCCTGATGGTATGCGTGTGCTACAAGAACAACTTCTCAAAGGTATTTTAGGCGGCAAGAAGAGAAAAATACCTAGTGTTTCTGAAGGCACATGTAAGATTGAGGAGGCCTTACAGACAAAAAGGTCGCTTATTGTTCTTGATGACATTGTTGAACGTAGTCAGTTAGTTGCTTTACTTGGAACTGGGAGGATTAATGCTCATAGCAAGATTATAATAACAACAAATAGAGAAAATACAGATGATTGGTTTAAGTTCACAGATTGGAGGTGTGAAGAATATAAAATGAAATTATTGAATCATGATGAATCGTTAGAGCTTTTAAGCCGTCATGCTTTTGGTTCCAAAGTTCCCATGGAAGGTTTGGAGGAGCTTGCAATACAAGCAGTACAATATTGCGAAGGAAATCCTTTGGCGCTTGAAGTGTTGGCTTCTTCTCTATCCAATAACAATACCATCTTACATTGGAAAAGCCAATTAAATTTACTGGAAAAAGAAGTTGATTCTAGAATTCAAAATGTACTTATAATGAGTTACAAATCATTGTCGGGTGACTTGGAGAAAGAGTTATTCTTGCATATTGCTTGTTTTTTTGTTGGCAAAGACGCGGATTATGTGGTAAAGATATTGCAGCATGATTACTGTGCATTTTCTGGGATCAAAAGCCTATCCAACAGATGCCTTCTTTCTGTTTCACCAAACAACAAACTCATGATGCATCCGTTGCTTCAAGAGATGGGGAAAAACATAGTTCGTCAAGAATCAAAATTCCCTGCAAAACGTAGTAGAGTCTGGCTGAGTAGCGACTCTTATAAGATATTGAGTAAAGGAGAG GGTTCAGAAACTATAGAAGGTTTAGCACTTGACAGCCAAATGCTAGAGGAACAGAAGTTTGCTTTAAAG TTATCAAACCTCAAGACAGATGCACTTCAAAAGATGGATAAACTAAAATTGCTCCAACTACACTTCGTGGAGCTCACTGGGTCCTACGAGAATTTTTCAGAAGACTTAAGATGGCTCTGCTGGCTTGGATCCAATTTAAGAACCATACCCTCTGACTTATTCATGGGGAACTTGGTGGCTATGGATATGAGCTATAGCAACTTGGAAATATTTGAACCACCCACG GTTCTTCCATCGCTGCAGATTCTGAATCTTACAAACTCGCACAATCTATCCGAAATACGCAACATGTCCATGATCCCTCATCTAGAGACTTTAATTCTATGGAACTGTCACAGTCTCTCTCGTGTTTGTGAAACAATTGGAGACCTCACGAGTCTTGCACTACTGAACATGACAGGATGTAGAAACCTGTGCAAGAGTGAGCAAACAGAAGCTTCTACCTCTGGTGGAGGAGTTGCAGAACAGCCTACCTTTTTCTTCCCACCTTCATTACACCAGTTATTCCTCAAGGATTGTGATCTTGAGTGTACTGAGTCTTTTCCTCTGAGTTTTAGTGTTCAACTATCTTTGCAGTACATGAATTTAGGCAATAGTCTCTTTGAGTTTCTGCCTTGTTATGACCATCTTAAAAATCTTCGGGTCCTTGACTTGAGTTTATGCTCAATGCTTAAACAGCTTCTTTGTCTCCCAAGTACACTTGCAGAATTGTATGTATACTATTGTAAGTCGCTGGAGGAAATTAGTTTCCAATCACATCGATTCACATTGCAAGAGTTTGGCTATGAAGGTTGTGTTAGTTTATTGGAAATTGAAGGCTTTATCAAATTGGTGCCTGTAGCCAAACTTGAAGAAATTGATTTGGGACATATGAAGTGGTTGAAAGAATATCAAAATCATGAGGTGTGCCTGGTTGGTGATGATGAACTCACCAAAGGCAGAAGTACGTGTATCCAG ATGTTGTATGAATTCAATATAATGAGCACATCTCTTCCATACATGGAGGATCCAAACATGAAGCCTACTTACGAATCAGAGTTATCATCTTTGTCATCTGTGTCCTTTGACGTGCCTCCGCCTCCCAAGAATAGGAGAATCAAAGGACTTGATGTAACTTTCAAGTATACAATATCAGGTGAGAATGATGTGTTATGGTTCTGTAAGATCAGTACGACCAATGGTGTTGATTTGATGTACAACCCCAAAGTCTTTGGTAAACCTGAATCTGGTGAAGTTGGTATATGGTTAAGCTATTGGCCAATTGGAAATGCATTGGATACGGGAGATAAAGTCAACGTCTCTATCGCTGTGATCAGTGGATTGGAGGTACATGAATGTGGTGTGAGTCTTGTTTATACTGATGATAAAGTAGCAGAggaaaccttggaaaacaacatGGAATGGATAGAAGTTCTTGGAGGAGATTTGTCTGGATTTCAACTAAGCACACGGGCTTACTATTTGTGTCGCCGTGATTTGTTTGAGTTAATGGAGGTTGGTAGATTGACTCTTGGTTGGTTTAGTATTCTAGTTGGTGATACCATCGAATGTACAG AGGTACGAGGATGGAGAAAAACAGGTCGACCTACACAGTTGAAACCATCATTTACTGAGTTAAAGTTTGTTAGATGCATCGTCCATGGTCCTGAATCG gAGGACATTTACAAGATTGCAGAGATGTCAAAATCATCTTTTGTAGATATCTATAAAACATTGGACTTCACATCAAGCCTGCTTGGGGAGACGATGATATCTTCCACATCGTCTAAATTTAGTGAAACAAcaataaag GAATTAAATGAGATTCAGGAGTCTACTATAAGCATACATGGTGAGAAGTTGAAATCACTGGCTACACATGGTGTTACTGACGAGATGGAG GTTAAGCCACAAGAAAAGGCTATGCTACTAGATCCCCTTCTTTCAGAATCCATCTCCAAACTATATGAAATCGTAATAAATGCAGCTCAAACCACAGCCAATTTCAAGCTAGAATTGATGCAACTCGCTGTCACCTTAGAGAGAATAGCACCAATTATTCAGGACACAGTCAATATGAATCGGAAACTAGATCGTACAGAGGTCGAATGCAAGATGTTTACAGATGAAATCAAAGAAGCAACAAAACTCGTTGCCAAATGTTCGAAAGTAAAGAGGAAAATTATCAAGAAGCTGACTTACTCACTGAAGCTAAAAGACTTCAACTTTAAGTTGCTAAGATTCTTTCAAATCGAAGTTCAAGCCTTCCAGATTCGGGACATTACACAGACGCTTTTAGAGGTCAACGATGTAAAGTTAAAAATGGATTGTACTATAGCTTTGGATGTGAAAGATATGCGACTGGGAAGAAGTTGGATCGATAATTATGGTGATTCAGCGTCCACATCTTCGAAAGCAGATCAATCTGAACGAGAAAAGTATGGTTGGCAAGTTCCCGCACTTTCAAATGGAATTGTGGCATTTGATGAGCGATTAGCGAAACTCAAGGCTGAGGTTTTTTCAAGCAGCGATATTAATGATGGTGATGATCGTTCGGTGCTAGTTGTTGCAGCTGCCGCTGGATGTGGGAAAACTACTTTGGTGAAAATGCTATGCCATGATCCTGAAATTCTAG ATAAATTTGGGGAGAATATCTTCTTTGTGACGGTTTCAGAAACACCCAATTTCATGGTGATTGTCAATGACCTCTTTAATCCAAATTCCTCCTGCCCCCAAGTTCTGTTTGAAAACAATGAAGATGCCAAGAACAAATTAGAAAACTTTTTGAATCAGAAAGTATCAGGTCCCATGCTTCTGGTATTAGATGATGTGTGGTCTGGTTCCTTCATTGAAAACTTTCCATCCAAGAACAAAGAATGCAAGATTCTGGTCACGTCTAGGACTGCATTCACAAACTATGATGTGTTCCGATTTGATCCTTTGAATGAGAAAGATGCAAAAACTCTCTTTTGCCAGTCTGCATTTACTAAAGACGGAAAGAGACCTACTCCAACTATTGATGAGAATCTTGTGAATCAG ATGGTAGCATGTTGTAAAAGACATCCACTTACTTTAATCGTGGTCGGGCGGTCCTTAAATGGAAAAGATGAGTTAATCTGGAGATCTATGCTGAAGTCATTGTCTGAAGGTAGGTCAGTTCTAGATATACACAAGGATGTACTCATCCTCCTAGAAAGAAGCTTTGAGGCCCTACATGATGAATCCAAGCAATGCTTCCTGGACTTTGGGCTCTTCCCAGAAGATCGAAGGATCCCGGTTAGCGCCCTCTTAAATATGTGGGTGCATTTGTACGACCATGATGATGACGGTGTTGATACCATGGCCACCATCTTTGGCCTTTCCTTTAGAAATCTTGTCAATCTTATGGCCACGGG TTTTAGGAATCAGTCGGGGGCAATAGTTAACTATTGCGACCAACAATTTGTCACCCAACAACAAATGCTGAGGGAGCTTGCTATTCACTTGAATAGCAAACTACCTTTACCACAAAGGAGTAGATTGATCATTAATGCACGAGGAGAAGACTTGCCTGCGTATATCCAACAAGTGCAAGAACCTATGCAAGCCCGTGTATTGTCTATTTCCACAG GAGAATCTTTCTCCTCACGGTGGTGCAACATGGAAGCCCCAAACCTTGAAGTTCTAATTTTGAACTTAGTATCAAAAACCTACACTTTACCCCCTTTCTTAGCAGGAAACCAAAAATTAAAGATTCTAAACATCTCAAACCACGGTTTATACCCTACAAAATTCAAAAATTTCCATTTTCTTACCTCTGCATACAATCTAACAAGGATTAGATTTGAGCATGTCGCAATATTTCCATCCATTTTATCGCTCATAAACCTGCAGAAAGTATCGTTAATAATGTGCAAAATTGGCAAGACTTTCAAGAACCGAATGGTTAATACCCCAAATATCTGGCCAGAATTAGATGAGCTTGAGATTGATTACTGCCAAGATTTAGTTGAATTCCCGGGGGCGTTATGCAACAGTGTCCACCTTAAGAAGATTAGCATTACAAACTGTAATGAGATGTGTGGATTTAATGAAGAATTTGGGAACTTGATGACTTTGGAAAGTTTATTTCTTCGTTCTTGTACGAAACTGAAACAGTTGCCGGAATCGATTTGGAGATCTGAAAAGTTGAGTGTTCTTAATATTTCAGATTGTTTGAGCTTGAGTGGGTTGCCAGAAAAAATAGGGAAACTGGCTGGTTTACGGAGGATTTATATGAAAGGTTGTACTGGAGTACATGAGCTGCCAAAATCTGTGGAGGAGTTGCCTCGTGTACGTGTGGTATGTGATGAAGAATTAGCTTCTCTATGGCTTGAATACAGTAATGTGGAGATTGATCTGGTGGAAGATCAATTGAAAACCCTAATGAGAATCATCTGA